The following coding sequences are from one Nicotiana tomentosiformis chromosome 3, ASM39032v3, whole genome shotgun sequence window:
- the LOC138907387 gene encoding uncharacterized protein has translation MAALQHLNLGTVVEWNLERSPGIAVCAFKPAIDGIVHCRPVISINGTHVYEKYDIKLLIIVVVDANRSIFPLAFGIFANESQETWTLFLNHLKQHVVRQHSGICLIFYRHGDILSSIQNLRTWQDPYAYHRYCVRHLKTNFQRAYPNKDLHDLMWMDATDHQECKFRRRMDLIREEDQGAYTWLMRHELDKWTLHADGGRRWGILTTNVSESFNGY, from the coding sequence ATGGCTGCATTGCAACACTTAAACCttgggactgttgttgaatggaatcttgagcggagtccgggaataGCAGTTTGTGcatttaaaccagccattgatGGTATTGTGCATTGTCGACCGGTAATATCCATAAacggcactcatgtctatgaaaagtatgatattaagttgttgatcatCGTTGTAGTAGATGCTAATAGAAGCATATTTCCCCTAGCATTTGGTATTTTTGctaatgaaagccaagagacgtggacattatttttgaaccacttgaagcaGCACGTAGTCAGACAAcattcaggtatttgtctaatattttATCGTCATGGCGATATTTTAAGTTCTATACAGAATTTGCGTACATGGCAGGAtccgtatgcctaccaccgttactgtgtgaggcacctgaagaccaacttccagagggcttatccgaacaaggacttgcatgatttaatgtggatggatgcaacagatcaccaagagtgtaaattcaggaggcgaatgGATTTGATCAGGGAGGAAGACCAAGGAGCCTACacttggttgatgcgacatgagcttgacaaatggactttgcatgcggatggtggcagaagatggggaattctgactacaaatgtgtcagagtctttcaacgggtatTGA